A single genomic interval of Anopheles marshallii chromosome 2, idAnoMarsDA_429_01, whole genome shotgun sequence harbors:
- the LOC128707276 gene encoding short-chain-enoyl-CoA hydratase-like: MAMNVLKSYRRGQVISRNALNLLSRGCTSTVDDLGKERMAGSNEDSIVVEKENNITLIGINRPKVRNAIDSMTGIKLSAAIADFENDPKADVGVLHGIGGSFCSGYDLSELAGQHDDPLKTQSIVHNPEGVMGPTRRMIRKPLVCAITGYCVAGGLELALMCDLRVMEENAMLGFYNRRFGVPLIDGGTVRLPALIGLSRALDLILTGRTVSAKEALEIGLVNRVVAVGAGLGQAYNLAMSIAKYPQLCIRHDRDSAYYGTFSAQSLEEALEREASNVSVELLQVAKEGADKFRQGIGRGGSFSGVKQHKLADWEKAEMTHESKL; the protein is encoded by the exons ATGGCCATGAATGTGTTGAAAAGCTATCGTCGTGGACAAGTTATAAGTAGAAACGCACTTAATCTTCTTTCCCGTGGGTGTACATCTACAGTGGACGATCTAGGGAAAG AGCGGATGGCAGGCTCCAACGAAGACTCAATCGTCGtcgagaaggaaaacaacatcacCTTGATCGGTATCAACCGCCCAAAGGTGCGAAATGCTATCGATTCGATGACGGGCATAAAGTTATCGGCCGCAATTGCTGactttgaaaatgaccccaaAGCGGACGTTGGAGTACTGCACGGTATCGGTGGTAGTTTTTGCTCTGGGTACGACCTGAGTGAGCTGGCAGGACAACACGATGACCCACTGAAGACGCAATCGATTGTACACAATCCGGAAGGAGTGATGGGTCCCACGAGACGAATGATTCGGAAACCGCTTGTTTGTGCCATCACTGGGTACTGTGTGGCGGGAGGGTTGGAACTAGCGCTAATGTGCGATTTGCGCGTAATGGAGGAAAATGCCATGCTTGGGTTCTATAATCGGCGGTTCGGAGTACCACTGATAGATGGTGGAACGGTCCGGTTGCCAGCATTGATTGGCCTTTCGCGAGCATTAGACTTGATTCTCACTGGTAGGACGGTTTCTGCTAAGGAAGCGCTCGAAATTGGACTGGTCAATCGAGTTGTGGCCGTCGGAGCAGGACTGGGGCAGGCTTACAACCTAGCGATGAGCATTGCAAAGTACCCGCAGCTATGCATCCGTCATGATCGCGATTCAGCGTATTATGGTACCTTCTCAGCCCAATCGTTGGAGGAAGCGCTAGAACGCGAGGCATCGAACGTTTCTGTCGAGTTACTGCAAGTAGCGAAAGAAGGTGCAGACAAATTTCGGCAAGGAATCGGCCGTGGTGGAAGTTTCAGTGGAGTCAAGCAGCATAAACTGGCTGACTGGGAAAAGGCAGAGATGACACATGAATCAAAACTTTAA